The following proteins are encoded in a genomic region of Paenibacillus sp. FSL R7-0273:
- a CDS encoding WecB/TagA/CpsF family glycosyltransferase, with translation MNQVNMFDVNFNNYDFMDLLDYIDKTIQERNQSYILTCNVDHVIKLRKDKEFQTVYSEAGAVVADGMPLIWASKMLGKPLKQKVSGADLFSRLGNAFEQRKYRLFFLGSAEGVPEKATMNLKAAYPGINVVGCYSPSYGFEHNEEENQHIIKMLTDSRPDIVFVGVGAPKQEKWIYRHYNSYQAPISIGVGATFDFLSGSVKRAPDFMQKTGLEWFWRLSQEPGRLWKRYLVDDAQFLVLLLKELRKKDRVKGRSLE, from the coding sequence ATGAACCAAGTGAATATGTTCGATGTTAACTTTAATAACTATGACTTTATGGACCTGCTGGATTACATCGACAAGACGATTCAGGAGAGGAACCAGTCCTATATCCTGACCTGCAATGTCGACCATGTAATCAAGCTTCGCAAGGACAAGGAATTCCAGACCGTTTACTCTGAAGCAGGTGCGGTAGTGGCAGACGGCATGCCGCTGATCTGGGCTTCCAAGATGCTCGGCAAGCCGCTGAAGCAAAAGGTATCCGGTGCGGATCTGTTCAGCCGGCTCGGCAATGCCTTTGAGCAAAGGAAGTACCGGCTGTTCTTCCTGGGCTCGGCGGAAGGCGTGCCTGAGAAGGCGACGATGAATTTAAAAGCGGCTTATCCCGGAATCAATGTTGTCGGCTGCTATTCCCCATCCTACGGCTTTGAGCATAACGAGGAGGAGAACCAGCACATCATCAAGATGCTGACGGACAGCCGGCCTGACATTGTATTCGTTGGAGTGGGCGCACCGAAGCAGGAGAAATGGATTTACCGCCATTACAACTCCTACCAGGCACCGATTTCGATCGGTGTCGGAGCAACCTTTGATTTTCTCTCCGGTTCTGTGAAGCGGGCACCGGACTTTATGCAAAAGACAGGGCTGGAATGGTTCTGGCGGTTAAGCCAGGAGCCGGGAAGACTCTGGAAAAGATATCTTGTAGACGATGCCCAATTCCTGGTGCTGCTGCTCAAGGAGCTGCGCAAGAAGGACAGAGTGAAGGGCAGAAGCCTTGAATAA
- a CDS encoding sugar transferase, giving the protein MSMQKLPEDYEAVLPKLYMLHAKEGSKGMDSYLVMKRIIDILFSALGLLVLLPLFALVAILIKLEDPKGKVFFRQNRVGKDEVQFPMYKFRSMVSNAEELKANLMAYNEVSGAMFKIKNDPRITRIGKFIRKTSIDELPQLWNVLMGHMSLVGPRPPLVEEVAQYTDYDKQRLLVTPGCTGYWQVNARNSVGFDEMVQLDLTYIHIRSTMLDLKIIFKTGLMLLGSKDAY; this is encoded by the coding sequence ATGAGCATGCAAAAACTGCCGGAAGACTACGAGGCCGTCCTGCCGAAACTTTACATGCTGCATGCCAAAGAAGGAAGCAAAGGGATGGATTCCTATCTGGTAATGAAGCGGATCATTGATATTCTTTTCTCCGCCCTTGGCCTTCTCGTACTGCTGCCGCTATTCGCCCTTGTGGCCATCCTGATCAAGCTGGAGGATCCCAAAGGCAAAGTGTTTTTCCGGCAGAACAGAGTGGGCAAGGACGAGGTGCAGTTTCCGATGTATAAATTCCGATCCATGGTTTCTAACGCCGAGGAGCTGAAGGCCAATCTGATGGCTTATAACGAAGTGAGCGGGGCAATGTTCAAGATCAAGAATGACCCCCGGATCACCCGGATCGGAAAATTCATCCGTAAGACGAGCATCGATGAACTGCCTCAGCTCTGGAACGTGCTGATGGGCCACATGAGTCTGGTCGGCCCCCGTCCTCCGCTCGTTGAAGAGGTGGCGCAGTATACGGATTACGACAAGCAGCGGCTGCTCGTTACACCGGGCTGCACCGGATACTGGCAGGTAAATGCCAGAAACAGTGTCGGCTTTGACGAAATGGTGCAGCTGGATCTGACTTATATCCATATCCGGAGCACGATGCTGGATCTGAAGATTATTTTCAAAACCGGCCTGATGCTGCTCGGTTCCAAGGACGCTTATTAA
- a CDS encoding glycosyltransferase family 2 protein: MDSVTSVLGSPGSYPISVVIIAQDDEVRISKAIQSCRPFADEVVVIDGGSKDGTVQLAESLGCRVYVNPWPGYAKQREFGVERAVHDWVFLIDTDEVVSDELAQDILQRKPGLTDRGVAFSLYRIGDFLGRWLDKGEYLVRLYNRKAYGIRNSLVHEMPEVEEERTVQLNGVLWHQGFRSINDHVARFNKYTDLEAQAAFENGKPFKLRNLLLRPPARFLQKYFLHGLFKKGISGFAVSVFWVMYEFMVGFKHYELTSSGRLARHNAQGQAEKGKKGERSYAVQ, from the coding sequence ATGGATTCAGTAACAAGCGTGCTTGGCAGCCCGGGCAGTTACCCGATATCGGTTGTCATCATTGCTCAGGATGACGAAGTTCGCATATCCAAAGCAATTCAGTCCTGCCGGCCCTTCGCCGACGAGGTAGTTGTAATCGACGGAGGAAGCAAGGACGGGACGGTGCAGCTGGCAGAAAGCCTCGGCTGCCGGGTATACGTCAACCCATGGCCCGGATATGCCAAACAAAGGGAATTCGGAGTGGAACGCGCCGTCCATGATTGGGTCTTCCTGATTGATACCGACGAAGTGGTCAGCGATGAGCTGGCACAGGATATTCTGCAGCGCAAGCCCGGTCTGACGGATCGTGGGGTAGCCTTTTCGCTGTACCGGATCGGTGATTTCCTGGGCAGATGGCTGGATAAAGGAGAGTACCTGGTCCGCCTGTACAACCGCAAGGCGTACGGCATCCGTAACTCTCTGGTGCATGAAATGCCCGAGGTTGAGGAGGAGCGGACGGTTCAGCTGAACGGTGTGCTCTGGCATCAGGGCTTCCGCAGCATCAACGATCATGTGGCCCGCTTCAACAAATACACCGATCTGGAAGCACAGGCTGCGTTCGAGAACGGCAAGCCGTTCAAGCTTAGAAACCTGCTGCTCCGGCCGCCGGCACGCTTCCTGCAGAAGTACTTCCTGCATGGCCTGTTCAAGAAAGGCATTTCCGGATTTGCGGTATCCGTATTCTGGGTGATGTATGAATTCATGGTCGGCTTCAAGCATTACGAATTAACCAGCTCCGGCAGGCTGGCCCGGCATAATGCGCAGGGTCAGGCGGAGAAAGGGAAGAAGGGGGAGAGAAGCTATGCCGTACAGTGA
- a CDS encoding O-antigen ligase family protein encodes MTEEKESGLSLPSLGAMKSGAAMALICAICLGIPLVIGFASAQLSASDSLQGAILAGLLFPAFLLALLKPKQLIAYTLLIWAVAPELRRIADWSEGVYHPVSLLSLAPLLTGATLAIPVLREIHRIRKSSTRILLLFSVALAYGAIIGLAKNGVGSVYDLANYIVPLLLIPYFAVTRFTPKDIDRLLYAFANIAVLVAAYGIIQYLTVPPWDAFWMRNADMISIGTPYPLEVRVFSTLNSPGPAATFLVFALVPMVLERKWQGTLRWIGVLLVVICLLTTLVRSAWLVLLVMLLVYIASSPSKGKWKTLLQLGFVAAALFWIVPKLPGAEGLVARMETLTSVQEDHSYNERLALWQNMVPLVASNPVGEGIGSVGQSTKLGNGGELGEYGNMDNGFIALLLTFGVLGALFFFGALGAVIKEIALRVTSKDSFQPYARLSLAAWTGAVVSLLSDNGFPGLKGYLIWMLIGLGLGAKEIIESRKKGTPHAAVERQITSH; translated from the coding sequence ATGACGGAGGAGAAAGAAAGCGGGCTATCGCTGCCCTCTCTGGGCGCCATGAAATCAGGTGCGGCTATGGCGCTGATCTGTGCCATATGTCTTGGAATCCCGCTGGTTATCGGGTTTGCGAGTGCGCAGCTCAGTGCTTCCGACAGTCTGCAGGGAGCGATTCTGGCGGGACTTCTCTTTCCCGCCTTCCTGCTGGCACTGCTCAAGCCGAAGCAGCTGATCGCATACACGCTGCTTATCTGGGCGGTGGCCCCGGAGCTAAGGCGTATTGCGGATTGGTCGGAGGGCGTGTACCACCCGGTATCGCTGCTCAGTCTGGCACCGCTGCTGACGGGAGCTACGCTTGCTATTCCGGTGCTGCGTGAGATTCACCGGATCCGCAAATCATCGACCCGGATTCTCCTGCTGTTCTCCGTGGCGCTGGCTTACGGCGCCATCATCGGGCTGGCGAAGAACGGAGTAGGCTCTGTGTACGATCTGGCCAATTACATCGTACCGCTGCTGCTGATTCCTTATTTTGCAGTAACGAGGTTTACACCGAAGGATATTGACCGGCTGCTGTACGCTTTTGCCAACATTGCTGTACTGGTAGCCGCCTATGGGATCATCCAGTATCTGACCGTTCCGCCATGGGATGCTTTCTGGATGCGGAACGCGGATATGATCTCCATTGGAACACCGTATCCGCTGGAAGTCCGGGTGTTCTCCACATTGAACTCGCCCGGACCGGCCGCTACCTTCCTGGTTTTTGCCCTGGTACCGATGGTACTGGAGCGGAAATGGCAGGGAACGCTGCGCTGGATCGGCGTACTGCTCGTCGTAATTTGCCTGCTGACCACCCTGGTCCGTTCCGCCTGGCTGGTGCTGCTGGTGATGCTGCTGGTTTACATCGCTTCCTCTCCGTCCAAAGGCAAATGGAAGACACTGCTCCAGCTGGGCTTTGTTGCCGCCGCGCTGTTCTGGATCGTTCCCAAGCTTCCCGGAGCAGAAGGGCTGGTCGCACGGATGGAGACGCTGACCTCGGTCCAGGAGGATCACTCCTACAATGAACGTCTGGCCCTCTGGCAGAACATGGTGCCGCTCGTAGCCTCCAATCCCGTCGGCGAGGGGATAGGCAGTGTAGGGCAGAGTACCAAGCTGGGGAACGGCGGAGAGCTTGGGGAGTACGGCAATATGGATAACGGGTTTATCGCATTGCTGCTTACCTTTGGTGTACTTGGGGCGTTGTTCTTCTTCGGGGCACTTGGCGCAGTGATCAAGGAGATTGCCCTCAGGGTCACAAGCAAGGACAGCTTTCAGCCGTACGCCAGGCTTTCACTGGCGGCCTGGACAGGAGCGGTAGTCAGCCTGCTGTCCGATAACGGCTTCCCTGGATTAAAGGGCTACCTGATCTGGATGCTGATTGGCCTTGGCCTCGGCGCCAAAGAGATTATTGAAAGCAGAAAGAAGGGAACACCGCATGCAGCAGTCGAACGCCAAATCACTTCCCACTAG
- a CDS encoding oligosaccharide flippase family protein — MQQSNAKSLPTSTVWSSLKRFTKSKNNSSAAVKTMMVSVLILLVNMLTGVLTARYLGPTGRGEQTAMVNWSQFLAFSMSFGIPSALIYNAKKNPDDAGVLYRVALLIGLGFGIAAMTIGIFVLPYWLDSFSSEVVLFAQVSMILCPLIVVSQINNAAFQFRGDYKTFNWQRYLVPLLTLAVIGILIVTGNMNPYTTALAYLIPSVPLFIWMTLLLLRTYRVKMRDTYRNFKRLFTYGLGSYGNDLLGQFSTYIDQIIIAGLLRPADLGLYAVAVSLSRMVNFFSNSITVVLFPKASELSKDEAISLTFKAFRISTTCTLLGALFLMLVAPLVIPLLYGKEFNTALTVFRLLLLEVTISGGTLILAQAFMALGKPKFVSILQGVGLLLVIPMLFLMVPKFGLFGAGVAMLLSAILRFLFIILNIRYNLKVKLPRLLISREDIQWMKTTMNSYIRKKPADTSS; from the coding sequence ATGCAGCAGTCGAACGCCAAATCACTTCCCACTAGCACGGTCTGGTCCTCGCTCAAACGGTTTACCAAGAGCAAGAACAACAGCTCGGCGGCAGTCAAAACGATGATGGTCAGCGTGCTGATCCTGCTGGTCAATATGCTGACCGGTGTGCTGACCGCCCGCTACCTCGGGCCGACCGGCCGCGGGGAACAGACGGCGATGGTGAACTGGTCACAGTTCCTGGCGTTCAGTATGAGCTTCGGGATTCCGTCGGCGCTGATCTACAACGCCAAGAAGAACCCCGATGATGCCGGAGTCCTTTACCGGGTGGCACTGCTGATCGGCCTTGGCTTCGGGATAGCGGCGATGACTATTGGGATTTTCGTTCTGCCGTACTGGCTTGATTCCTTCAGCTCCGAGGTTGTGCTGTTCGCGCAAGTGTCCATGATCCTGTGCCCGTTGATTGTAGTCTCGCAGATCAATAACGCAGCCTTTCAGTTCAGAGGGGACTACAAGACCTTCAACTGGCAGCGGTATCTGGTTCCGCTCCTGACACTGGCAGTCATCGGCATTCTGATTGTAACCGGCAATATGAATCCATACACGACCGCGCTGGCTTATCTGATCCCGTCAGTGCCGCTGTTCATCTGGATGACACTGCTGCTGCTGCGTACCTACAGAGTCAAAATGAGGGACACCTACCGTAATTTTAAAAGGCTGTTTACTTACGGGCTCGGCTCTTACGGTAATGACCTGCTCGGCCAGTTCTCTACTTACATTGACCAGATCATTATCGCCGGCCTGCTGCGGCCGGCCGATCTGGGGCTGTATGCAGTAGCAGTCAGCCTGTCCAGGATGGTCAACTTCTTCTCGAATTCGATTACTGTGGTGCTGTTCCCGAAAGCCTCCGAGCTTTCGAAAGATGAAGCGATCTCGCTGACCTTCAAGGCTTTCCGGATCAGCACCACCTGCACCCTGCTTGGCGCGCTGTTCCTCATGCTGGTAGCTCCCTTAGTCATTCCGCTGCTGTACGGCAAGGAATTCAACACAGCGCTGACGGTGTTCCGTCTGCTGCTGCTGGAGGTAACGATCAGCGGAGGCACACTGATTCTGGCCCAGGCCTTTATGGCGCTCGGCAAACCGAAGTTTGTCTCTATCCTGCAGGGGGTGGGACTGCTGCTGGTAATCCCGATGCTTTTCCTGATGGTGCCGAAGTTCGGATTGTTCGGAGCAGGGGTAGCGATGCTGTTGTCGGCCATCCTGCGCTTCCTGTTCATTATTCTAAATATCAGATACAACCTTAAGGTTAAGCTTCCCCGCCTGCTGATCAGCAGGGAGGACATCCAATGGATGAAGACAACGATGAATTCTTACATCCGCAAGAAACCAGCGGACACCAGTAGTTAG
- a CDS encoding O-antigen ligase family protein, with the protein MTNFEWGTKLNALPYGMLYLVSALLLGTAVIYQPVFAVAAVLLIILLTVSISRPDVISYFVLLTTAVSINFLFSGGMFGIEILSLYKLMILMLLVPCILVNGLRLKLSPPLWAMLTLLIITFGFSVWLPEMSSSIAVKAFIGLSLPFVFLLINWKKEVADKQIRILALLPVISVGLGILLQAAGMHSLLAVEFTGAVRLQGANIAPHLAMLAFMGVAVCFIEIKRSPQHIRFFYTVLALNFLILVGTGTRGPMLALVPMVLYYFYDISRQYLKGKSQYLVPLLGGGAVLSGAVYLQLDNLRKRSFERATDTGIDLSGRTEAWEFFLNKAAGSPWAGRGLGSATVANDGTLYYGFVVPHNEYIRFYYDGGYIGAILLLLSLLAVFLVVYRALAPPVRPYYALLIAAFLIYSFSDNTLSTVQFIIPFCWYLNCLYRSSQPTDSPQKEVIR; encoded by the coding sequence ATGACTAATTTTGAGTGGGGCACTAAATTAAACGCTTTGCCATACGGAATGCTCTACCTCGTGTCCGCGCTTCTTCTGGGGACCGCGGTCATTTACCAGCCGGTATTTGCGGTAGCGGCCGTACTCTTGATTATTTTACTGACTGTCTCCATCTCACGTCCCGACGTCATTAGTTACTTCGTGCTTTTGACAACGGCGGTCTCGATCAACTTTTTGTTCAGCGGCGGCATGTTCGGTATCGAAATCCTCTCGCTCTACAAGCTGATGATCCTGATGCTGCTGGTACCCTGCATTCTGGTGAACGGGCTGCGGCTCAAGCTGAGTCCTCCCCTGTGGGCCATGCTCACACTGCTGATCATCACCTTCGGCTTCTCAGTCTGGCTGCCGGAGATGAGCTCATCCATTGCGGTAAAAGCCTTTATCGGATTGTCGCTGCCCTTCGTGTTTCTTCTCATCAACTGGAAGAAGGAGGTGGCCGACAAGCAGATCCGCATTCTGGCGCTGCTGCCTGTAATCAGTGTCGGGTTAGGGATTCTGCTGCAGGCTGCGGGCATGCACTCCCTGCTGGCAGTCGAATTCACGGGTGCTGTACGGCTGCAGGGAGCGAACATTGCACCGCATCTGGCGATGCTGGCCTTCATGGGCGTGGCGGTCTGCTTTATCGAGATCAAGCGCAGCCCGCAGCATATCCGCTTTTTCTACACCGTACTGGCCTTGAATTTCCTGATCCTGGTTGGAACAGGAACGAGAGGGCCGATGCTGGCACTCGTGCCTATGGTTCTCTATTATTTCTACGATATCTCGCGCCAGTACTTAAAAGGCAAGTCACAGTACCTGGTCCCGCTGCTGGGCGGGGGGGCTGTACTCTCAGGGGCAGTGTATCTGCAGCTTGACAACCTCAGAAAACGTTCCTTTGAGCGGGCCACCGACACGGGTATTGACCTGTCGGGCCGGACAGAGGCCTGGGAGTTTTTCCTGAACAAGGCAGCCGGCTCACCCTGGGCGGGCCGTGGACTTGGATCAGCCACCGTAGCCAACGACGGTACACTCTATTACGGATTTGTAGTTCCGCATAATGAGTACATCCGGTTTTACTACGATGGAGGGTACATTGGTGCCATCCTGCTGCTGCTTTCCTTATTGGCTGTGTTTCTTGTAGTTTATCGAGCTTTGGCTCCGCCGGTCAGACCTTATTATGCTCTATTGATTGCAGCGTTTCTCATTTATTCATTTTCAGACAACACGCTGTCGACGGTCCAATTCATTATTCCGTTCTGCTGGTATCTGAACTGCCTGTATCGATCTTCACAGCCAACCGATTCCCCACAAAAAGAAGTGATACGATGA
- the galU gene encoding UTP--glucose-1-phosphate uridylyltransferase GalU — MKKVKKVIIPAAGLGTRFLPATKAMPKEMLPIINKPTIQYIVEEAIASGIEDIIIVTGKGKRAIEDHFDNAFELESRLLEDGKLELLKEVQRSSKVEIHYIRQKEAMGLGHAVWCARRFIGDEPFGVMLGDDIVTGKTPCLKQLIDQYEETQNSVIGVQEIADEFTNRYGIIEPDLQDGRLYRVNNFVEKPPLGTAPSNLAIMGRYVFTPKIFKYLDLQEKGAGGEIQLTDAIQKLNQSERVYAYNFDGTRYDVGERLGYILTTLEFALQSDDLRYPVMDAMAEWLSKAGQTTLSS, encoded by the coding sequence ATGAAAAAGGTAAAGAAGGTAATTATCCCTGCAGCTGGGCTAGGAACGCGCTTCCTTCCTGCCACAAAGGCTATGCCTAAGGAAATGCTTCCAATCATCAACAAGCCGACCATCCAATATATCGTGGAGGAAGCCATTGCTTCCGGTATAGAGGACATTATTATCGTTACCGGTAAAGGCAAGCGGGCGATTGAAGATCACTTTGACAATGCTTTCGAGCTGGAATCCAGACTGCTGGAGGATGGCAAGCTGGAGCTGCTCAAAGAGGTTCAGCGTTCCTCTAAAGTAGAAATCCACTACATCCGCCAAAAGGAAGCAATGGGCCTGGGGCATGCCGTATGGTGCGCACGCCGCTTTATCGGAGACGAGCCCTTCGGCGTTATGCTTGGCGATGACATCGTAACCGGCAAAACCCCTTGCCTCAAGCAGCTGATCGACCAGTACGAGGAAACACAGAACTCGGTTATCGGAGTACAGGAGATCGCGGATGAGTTCACCAACCGTTACGGGATTATCGAACCTGACCTCCAGGACGGACGGCTCTACCGGGTTAACAACTTTGTGGAGAAGCCGCCGCTGGGTACAGCCCCATCCAATCTGGCAATCATGGGACGTTACGTGTTTACTCCAAAAATTTTCAAGTACCTCGATCTGCAGGAAAAAGGTGCCGGCGGTGAAATCCAGCTTACGGACGCCATCCAGAAGCTGAATCAGAGCGAACGGGTTTACGCTTATAACTTTGACGGAACCAGATACGATGTCGGCGAACGGCTTGGCTACATCCTCACTACACTGGAATTTGCCCTCCAGAGTGATGATCTCCGTTACCCGGTAATGGATGCAATGGCGGAATGGCTCAGCAAAGCCGGACAAACCACACTCAGCAGCTAA
- a CDS encoding glycosyltransferase family 4 protein codes for MPYSDGLNIMTTGLSWPSLQPGGLNTYFKSVCEQLSTRNQVHALICSQETPPTPKELIIHNAGDPKETIWKRKDAFQRKAADLMGSGSGRIDILYSHFAPYGVGPAIEAKKRGIPVIMTFHGPWNEEMKIEGQGIKHRVKTTIAKSIERKAYKLADKFIVLSEYFRDTLHQLHGVPLHKIVVIPGAANIERFVPANNRLAVRRTLNLPEGATTVLTVRRLMNRMGLLQLLEAWKQVSERFPNAILLIGGKGPLRGELEEKIADYGLSNKVRLLGYIPDHQLASYYQAADMFVVPSQALEGFGLITVEALASGLPVMATPVGGNKEILQGFRPELLFKSAASEDMAEGMIHMLSNRKLLPTREECRGHVLEKYTWQHVGDQVESVFLQTLGKGVAAGC; via the coding sequence ATGCCGTACAGTGACGGACTGAACATTATGACGACCGGCCTCAGCTGGCCTTCGCTGCAGCCCGGCGGGCTTAACACGTATTTCAAATCTGTCTGCGAGCAGCTCTCCACACGCAACCAGGTGCATGCGCTGATCTGCAGCCAGGAGACACCGCCGACTCCCAAGGAACTGATCATCCACAATGCGGGTGATCCGAAGGAGACGATCTGGAAGCGCAAGGATGCCTTCCAGCGCAAAGCGGCTGATCTGATGGGCAGCGGCAGCGGGCGCATCGATATTCTGTACTCGCATTTTGCTCCTTACGGCGTCGGGCCGGCAATTGAGGCAAAGAAGCGGGGCATTCCGGTCATCATGACCTTCCACGGGCCGTGGAATGAAGAGATGAAGATTGAAGGCCAGGGCATCAAGCACCGGGTCAAGACAACCATTGCCAAATCCATCGAACGCAAGGCTTATAAGCTGGCTGATAAATTTATAGTGCTGAGTGAGTACTTCCGCGACACGCTGCATCAGCTGCACGGAGTACCGCTGCACAAGATCGTTGTCATCCCGGGAGCAGCGAATATAGAACGCTTTGTCCCGGCGAATAACCGGCTGGCGGTACGGCGGACGCTGAATTTGCCCGAGGGGGCAACCACCGTTCTGACCGTGCGGCGGCTGATGAACCGCATGGGGCTGCTGCAGCTGCTTGAGGCCTGGAAGCAGGTGTCGGAGCGCTTCCCGAATGCGATTCTGCTGATCGGCGGCAAAGGGCCGCTGCGCGGCGAGCTGGAAGAAAAAATCGCCGATTACGGCCTTAGCAACAAGGTCCGGCTGCTCGGATATATTCCCGATCATCAGCTGGCGTCTTATTACCAGGCCGCTGACATGTTCGTGGTTCCCTCACAGGCGCTGGAGGGCTTCGGGCTGATTACCGTCGAGGCACTGGCTTCCGGGCTGCCGGTTATGGCTACCCCGGTAGGCGGCAACAAGGAGATTCTCCAGGGCTTCCGGCCGGAGCTGCTGTTCAAGAGCGCAGCCAGCGAGGATATGGCGGAGGGCATGATCCATATGCTCAGCAACCGCAAGCTGCTGCCGACCCGGGAGGAATGCCGGGGACATGTGCTGGAGAAGTACACCTGGCAGCATGTCGGTGATCAGGTCGAATCAGTATTTCTGCAGACTTTGGGAAAGGGTGTGGCCGCAGGATGCTAA
- a CDS encoding CpsD/CapB family tyrosine-protein kinase: protein MLRLNKSLIADLNPSSHISESFRSLRTYIRQLGLTGGDSGKVLLFTSAEGGEGKTTVLSNLAVSFVQDGKKVAVIDCNMRRPGLHAVFEVEGSEGLAAYLSGQEEAKDIAVYGNLANLAVIPAGKTRISPPDLLGNPKMTALLEELKSSFDLILLDTPPAVEYSDARILAPHTDGVILVARHGKTKREAVRKLKTLLEQSGSNILGIAMNQAR from the coding sequence CGGCTGAATAAAAGCTTGATTGCAGACTTGAACCCGTCCTCACATATCTCCGAATCCTTCCGCTCGCTGCGCACCTATATCCGTCAGCTCGGGCTGACAGGAGGGGACAGCGGCAAGGTGCTTCTCTTCACCTCTGCCGAAGGCGGAGAGGGGAAGACGACGGTTCTGTCCAATCTGGCCGTATCCTTTGTTCAGGACGGCAAGAAGGTAGCCGTTATAGACTGCAATATGCGGCGTCCGGGACTGCATGCGGTGTTTGAGGTAGAGGGCAGTGAAGGACTTGCCGCTTACCTCAGCGGTCAGGAGGAAGCCAAGGATATTGCCGTATACGGTAATCTGGCTAATCTGGCTGTCATTCCGGCAGGCAAGACACGCATCAGCCCGCCGGATCTGCTGGGTAATCCCAAAATGACCGCTCTGCTGGAGGAGCTGAAAAGCAGCTTTGATCTGATCCTGCTAGACACGCCTCCGGCAGTTGAATACAGTGATGCCCGTATCCTTGCCCCGCATACTGATGGAGTAATCCTGGTGGCCAGGCACGGCAAAACCAAACGCGAAGCGGTCCGCAAGCTGAAGACGCTGCTCGAGCAGAGCGGGTCCAATATTCTTGGCATTGCCATGAACCAGGCCAGGTAG
- a CDS encoding glycosyltransferase encodes MTEYGDIPQVSIIICTYNRSALLVKTLQSLTGLENLHRAEIIVVDNNSPDNTAAEIKGFIGAHGAEMDIRYLLEPVQGLSAARNTGILASKSQIIAFLDDDAIPCRNWITTIISTFEERPEVMAMGGKVAPIFESKRPDWLIKPFELPYTIVDLGNKVREYPKRLHPCGANMAMRKPAFDISLFPLDLGRKGDSLISGEETWLFGQLQRQGHTILYHPQMAVDHFVAAGRLTEDWIMKRYYSQGISNAMKSEGLKGNLLLLGKTAAKIVYVMADSIFSRSRGRKLLNRCRLESIRGTLHMFWNRKRESAAG; translated from the coding sequence ATGACTGAGTACGGAGACATCCCACAGGTTTCCATTATTATCTGCACCTACAACAGGTCAGCGCTGCTGGTCAAAACCCTTCAGTCGCTGACCGGACTTGAGAATCTGCATCGGGCCGAGATCATCGTGGTGGATAACAATTCCCCGGATAATACGGCAGCAGAGATCAAGGGCTTCATTGGAGCACATGGTGCAGAGATGGATATCCGTTATCTTCTGGAGCCGGTACAGGGATTGTCGGCGGCCCGGAACACAGGAATTCTGGCTTCCAAATCGCAGATCATTGCCTTTCTGGACGATGATGCGATACCTTGCCGGAATTGGATTACAACCATAATCAGCACCTTTGAGGAAAGGCCGGAAGTGATGGCCATGGGCGGAAAGGTTGCCCCGATCTTCGAAAGCAAGCGTCCGGACTGGCTGATCAAGCCGTTCGAGCTGCCTTACACTATCGTTGATCTGGGCAACAAAGTCAGGGAATATCCGAAACGGCTGCATCCGTGCGGAGCCAACATGGCGATGCGCAAGCCGGCCTTCGATATCAGCCTGTTCCCGCTGGATCTGGGAAGAAAGGGCGATTCGCTTATCTCCGGTGAAGAAACCTGGCTCTTCGGACAGCTGCAGCGGCAGGGACACACTATCCTGTATCATCCGCAGATGGCCGTAGACCATTTCGTGGCTGCAGGTCGCCTGACCGAGGACTGGATTATGAAAAGGTATTACAGCCAGGGCATCTCAAATGCCATGAAAAGCGAAGGACTTAAGGGAAATCTGCTGCTGCTGGGCAAGACGGCTGCCAAAATCGTGTATGTGATGGCGGACTCCATCTTCTCCAGAAGCCGGGGCAGAAAGCTGCTGAACAGATGCCGCCTGGAGAGCATTCGCGGAACGCTACACATGTTTTGGAACCGGAAGAGGGAATCTGCAGCGGGGTGA